Proteins found in one Amycolatopsis aidingensis genomic segment:
- the lepB gene encoding signal peptidase I, whose translation MVEPVPSNAAEDEPERPEDDDGTSSETHGTHRRRRSHKQGKQRSFWKELPILIVVALVFAFLIQQFIARVYMIPSGSMEETLHGCPGCTPDRILVDKLVYNFSDPEPGEVVVFKGPETWTENDLPSQESSNGVVRFFRSIGSVFGLAPPDEKDFVKRIIATGGQTVECCDAQNRVTVDGIPLDEPYIHWEPGAEHTQREFGPVTVPEGTVWVMGDNRNNSSDSRYQGGGGVRGVVPVDNIIGKARFIVLPPSRWGGVSDHNPQQAQASAMSAPVWNEGIPLGAGVLAAWPAVAGGRRLGGAVRGAVKRGP comes from the coding sequence GTGGTCGAGCCTGTGCCTTCAAACGCCGCTGAGGACGAGCCGGAACGCCCCGAGGACGACGACGGCACGTCGTCCGAGACCCACGGGACACACCGGCGGCGTAGGTCACACAAGCAGGGCAAGCAGCGTTCCTTCTGGAAAGAGCTGCCGATCCTGATCGTGGTGGCACTCGTCTTCGCGTTCCTGATCCAGCAGTTCATCGCCCGGGTGTACATGATCCCGTCCGGGTCGATGGAGGAGACGCTGCACGGCTGCCCCGGCTGCACCCCGGACCGGATCCTGGTGGACAAGCTCGTCTACAACTTCAGCGATCCGGAGCCCGGTGAGGTCGTGGTGTTCAAGGGCCCGGAGACCTGGACCGAGAACGACCTGCCGTCCCAGGAGTCCAGCAACGGCGTGGTGCGTTTCTTCCGCAGCATCGGCTCGGTGTTCGGCCTCGCGCCGCCGGATGAGAAGGACTTCGTCAAGCGCATCATCGCCACCGGCGGGCAGACCGTGGAGTGCTGCGACGCGCAGAACCGGGTGACCGTGGACGGGATCCCGCTGGACGAGCCCTACATCCACTGGGAGCCCGGCGCGGAGCACACGCAACGGGAGTTCGGCCCGGTGACGGTGCCCGAAGGTACGGTCTGGGTGATGGGTGACAACCGCAACAACTCCTCCGACTCGCGGTACCAGGGCGGTGGCGGCGTGCGCGGGGTCGTCCCGGTGGACAACATCATCGGCAAGGCCAGGTTCATCGTGCTGCCGCCCTCACGCTGGGGCGGGGTGAGCGACCACAACCCGCAGCAGGCGCAGGCCTCCGCGATGAGCGCGCCTGTCTGGAACGAGGGCATCCCGCTCGGTGCCGGCGTGCTCGCAGCCTGGCCCGCGGTCGCCGGGGGCCGCAGGCTCGGCGGGGCCGTGCGCGGGGCGGTCAAGCGGGGACCGTAG
- the rplS gene encoding 50S ribosomal protein L19 — MNTLDALDAQSLRSDIPDFRPGDTLKVHVRVIEGNRERNQVFQGAVIRRQGDGIRETFTVRKVSFGVGVERTFPVHSPNIAKIEVHMRGDVRRAKLYYLRKLRGKAAKIKERRSSSAAQASTSAS; from the coding sequence ATGAACACCCTGGACGCCCTGGACGCTCAGTCGCTGCGTTCCGACATCCCGGACTTCCGCCCGGGCGACACGCTGAAGGTGCACGTCCGCGTTATCGAGGGCAACCGCGAACGTAACCAGGTCTTCCAGGGCGCGGTGATCCGCCGCCAGGGCGACGGCATCCGCGAGACCTTCACCGTGCGCAAGGTGTCCTTCGGCGTCGGCGTGGAGCGCACCTTCCCCGTGCACTCCCCGAACATCGCCAAGATCGAGGTGCACATGCGCGGGGACGTCCGCCGGGCGAAGCTCTACTACCTGCGTAAGCTGCGCGGCAAGGCCGCCAAGATCAAGGAGCGGCGCTCCAGCAGCGCCGCGCAGGCGAGCACCTCGGCGTCCTGA